The window CCGATCACGAACAACATCGTGCCCATCAGCGCCAGGTTTTTCATGAACTGGATCGTCTGTGCCTGTCGCTCCGCACCTTCCAAGGTCCAAAAATCGTGAAAGTAATAGGAGGCCAGAATCAGGAAGACGAGCAACAGCGTCGCTCCCCACCGGGCTTTGTATCCAGCGATTAGCGACAGAGAACCGGCGATCAGAAACACGATCGCGCCCGCCAGCAGGACTCTGGGACTCGGGACGCCTTCAGCCGCCATGTGCTCAGCGACCTTGTTGAAATTAGGGACTTTATTCCCCACCGCACTCAGCAAAAAAATTGCAGCGATCAGGATGCGACCGAGAACCGAGACAATACCTTGCATGAGTGCGTTCTGGGTGATGTGGAAGAGGGAGACGACTTCGACATCCGCCATGATAGCCGTTTTAGCAATCCCACCAACCCGGCAAATTGTCGCTCGGCGTTTACGCAGGACAGGCTTCCAGCCGGTCATGGTCGTATAAGCAGGCAGGAAGCCTGTCTTACATGTTCAATCACCTCGCCACTCGAAAGTGGCGATTGGCTTGGACGGCGAGCGGCCCGGCAAACCAAACCGACAGCGGGATGGCGAGCAACGTCGCCATCAATACCGTCACGAACTGTATACCGCCAAGTGGCCAGAGGGCATACCAAATAAGCGAGCAAGCAACGACTACGGAACTCCACCCCACGAGCACTGCTGAGATCTCACGCCAAGAAAACATGCACTTGCTTGCCACCCAGACCACGCCTGAGTTAAAAATCAGTTTAGTGACGATGGCGACGTAAAAAAGTTGGTAAGTTCGCTGAAACCAATCCTCCGCTACGCTACTGACATACGCCCAGTCCCTTTGCTGCAGAAACCAGCCCAAGAAACCAAGCAGGGGACTGATCAGGGCGACGCAGCACGCAACCATCAGCAACACAACGATCATTTGTCGTCCGCGCAGTTGAACGCACACATGGCGCAGAGAGGATCCCAGCATGGTCACTAAAATGGCAAGATAGAGCGCCGCGATAATTCGCAATGGCGTTAGTGGTGCAGCGTCTGCTGCAGCGAAACTCGACCACCACTGAGACGCTGTCTCTCGGTTGCTCTGCCAGACAAAGCAGGATAGGCACAAAAGCGTCATAACGAACATCAGGCCAATGTATTCGGTCGCATACGCACGGAGACGGACGAAGGCCATCGTCCGCGACGGAAGCGGGCTGACAATCAGATAACTCGGCAGCGAGCTGCGGGCTCCCCACACGGTCGGCTCAATCCTCGCCAACACCACGCCACCGAGAATTGCAGCCACAAAGACCAGCGTTATGATCGCACTTGCCGCAGAGAGCGGAACAACCCAAATCAGAATAACAACGATGGGCGAAATCGCCAAAAATTGCCGCAGCTTGCTCACCTGTGAACGTCTGCCATCGTACCATTTCAGTGCGTCGGGCCAGCCTGCGAATGATCGCACGACCGACGCCGCTGCGGGTTGGCTCGCTGCGACCGCCGGGTCCAACGTGGTTTGCTGAAATCTCGACATCCGCGCGAACTTCACACTGTAGAACGCAAAGGCGAGCGAGGCGATGTAGCAGCTCACGATGCCAGCGACCGCCCAAGGCGTCCATGTCGGAGATTCAATAGATACGACGATCGCTCCCAGGCCGACGAAGCATAACAATGGCAGACAGACGATAACCAGCGCAATTCGCAGCCAGCCGGTGTGAAAGGGCATCCACACCAGAGAACAGCCGAAGATTGCACACGCAGACATACCAAGCGACTGCGTGAGAATTGGGATATGCAGGCCACCGAGTAAACGAATGACAATGACCGTGCATGTCCAGATCGTCATAATCCAACATGTCATCAATCCTGCCGGGATGATCGCGAGTTTCCAATTGGAAATTGGCAGGCGCATCAACCACTCGTCGTAATTGCTCCGCGGATCGAGCAAGCTGGCCTGACGAGAGAATCCGAATAGCACGATCGAGCCTATCAGTGCGATCAGTACCGCAAGGTAGCCACCACCTACGACCGTTCCGGAAAGCCACTGGGGGGCACCGCTCACCATTAGCAGCGGCGTGGCAATGGCGGACAGGACCAGCACGGGAACCAGGATCAGCAAAAAGATCCGATACCGCGTCCAAACGTACATCGTCAGTGCATGGATTTCGTTCATGCGACCACCTCTTCGGCAGCAAACCGTGATTGTAGCGACGACTCTTGATTCATCACCCGCGCAGCAAACCAGCGTTCGAGACTGAGGGGGCGGATCTCACAGATCGCTCGTCCACCGATGGCTGTCCGCACCGCGTCCTCGTCGTGATAAACCGACCGATCAACAGCCACAGACCATTCGCGACCACGGTTCTGCCAGCCGAAGAATCCCGGCAGCTCAACCTTGGAACGTTCCTCCACAGTCAGTTCGCAAACTACTTCCGAGTATCGGTGCGACAAATCCTCCGTGGGGATCACTTCGAGTAGCCGCCCACCGCCGATCACACCAACCGTGTCGCAAACCCGCGAAACTTCGTCGAGCAAGTGACTGGAAAACAACACCGTACGACCTTCGTCCGACGCCGTCCGCACGACCGCCTCCAAAATGTCCTGACGGGCAATCGGATCCAGCCCATAACTCGGCTCGTCGAGAATCAGCAGGGCAGGGTGATGAGCCAGGGCCACTAACAGCCCAGCCCTAGCGCGGCCACCCTTGGACAAATCTGCGAGCTTGGCCGATCGGTCGAGCGAGAATTGTTGTAACAGCTCGTTGCACAGGTGCGTGTCCCAGTTGCGATACAAAGCACGCATGAATTCAATTAGCTCGCCGACCCGCATCCAACGCGGCAAGACATCCTCTTCGGCGACGTATCCGATACGCTGCATCACGCTTTCCGGTGTCCGCGTTGGGTCTTCGCCAAGCACGCGAACACGCCCGGACTGCGGTCGCAAACCGCCGATAAGATGGCGGATCAAGGTCGTTTTGCCGGCCCCATTGAGGCCGACCATGCCGAACACACATCCGGTCGGAATCGTGAGCGTGATGTCATGGAGAGCCTCACTGCGTCGGAATGCACAACTCAACTGATCAATTTCGATCGCAGGCTGAAGATTACTCATTTGGATTCCTTGGCAGGAGTAGAAACGGGGGCATCGTGGAGCTTCGCATTACGCTGCGTCATCTGGTTCAATAAGTCATCGAGCGGCATCCCAAGCTGTTTGGCTTGAACCAGCACACGATCAATGTGCGGAGCAAGCAACCGTCGCCGCTCCGCCGCTGTCACCTTTGCCTCGCGGGCAGCGACAAAGGTTCCGACCGTCCGGCGTTTCTCGACCAGCCCCTCGTTCTCTAGTTCCCGGTAGGCACGCGCGATGGTATTCGGGTTCACGCGACTGCTCTCGGCAAGTCCGCGGATGGTCGGCAATTCATCACCAACTGCGAGCTGACCGGAAATGATTCGAAACCGGATCTGTTCAACAATCTGTTGATAGATTGGCGGGCCATCGGTGGTAATGTGCAGCAGCATCTTGTTCCCTTGTGTTAACTCAACGATACAAGATGACGAAAGCGGAGTCAAGCATCTTTTTCAGAGGTGATCGCCCGCTTGCTCTGCGCGAGCCTGCTATTCTGAACCGATATGGCTCTCGTCCACGCGTCACCACAAGAGAATTGAGCGTTGAACACTCGGTTGAGAAATCTTCTTGATTGCATGGTTGATCTGCGGTAGCCTGTCTGACAGGCCACTCGGCAGTGGGGGTCGCTGCGCGCCAGCTTGAGTTTCATTCCAACGCGGCGAAATGATGATTTCAGAATCACGGAAAACTCTCGCACAACCACCTCGACATGTGGCTGCGACTCTCGTGGGGCGGTCGACTTGGGCCACTCGTACTCGGGCACAAATCAGGGTCGCCGCGCCGTCGCGCAGCACCGTCCTCGTCACCGGGCCGACCGGTTCAGGCAAGGAACTGATAGCGAGACAGTTACATGAGGAGAGCTCACGCGGTGATCGTCCGTTTGTCCCGATTGACTGCGCATCGATCGCCGGTCCGCTGTGTCCCAGCCAACTGTTTGGGCACGTTCGAGGCGCGTTCACGGGCGCCGACCGCGAATCGCTAGGCTGCTTTCGCGCCGCCCAGGGCGGAACGATTTTTCTGGATGAAATCGGCGAACTTGATTCCCATTGCCAAGCGATGCTGTTGCGCGTCCTGCAGGAACGCTGCGTGGTTCCGGTCGGCAGTCACCGTGAAATACCCGTCGACGTCCGAGTGATCGCAGCAACCAATCGAGATCTCGACCGCGAAACGGCACGACAACGTTTTCGGATTGATCTGCTATACCGGTTGCGAGTGATTTCGCTGGAGGCGTTACCTCTCCGCGATCACAAGGAAGACATTGAGGTTCTCTCCTCCCACATACTCGCCAAACTGGCCGATGACAGCGGTTGTTCCATCAAACCACTCACCGCTGAGAGCCTCGCGAAACTCCACGCTCATGACTGGCCTGGAAACGTGCGCGAACTGCAGAACGTTTTGGAAAGAGCAACCGTTTTCTCGAGCGATACCTTGATTCGACCTGAGTCACTCCGCATCGATCCCATGCTGTCCGGCGTCGATCATCCCCGCGTACCGCAACCGATCGCTCCGATCGCTCCGATCGCTCCGGTCGATGCCGACGACGACGTGTCATGGTCAACCTTGGCAGAGGTGGAATCTGAGCACATCGTCAAGACGTTGAGAATGGTTGGCTTCAACCAAAGTGCTGCCGCGAGATTACTGAACGTTGATCGCCACCTGCTGGCGAGAAAGATGAAGAAGTACGGACTTCTCAAACCAGATGGACTTTTTTAGACCTATCTCGATTGGCTCTTAAAGCACCAGTTTCGGGACATTTTGTGCCGTTGCAACAGCAGTTGTCATGCGCGTTGCGACATCGATCTTGCTTACTAAGTATAAGCGCCGTCCCGGGTTAGCCCTGCAGGGCGCCCCACTCTCCTCGGCGGCCCAGTGGTTGCTAGGTCCCGTTTCACTCAGAGCGTCAATGACTGAATGAGGCAATCCGATGACGGAGCCAGTCGGCTGCGCTGAGCCAACTCACCTTGGAGCGACACAATGATGGCAGCAAGACGGCAAAATCGCAGGGTGACCTTGCTTATTCGGAACCGAGGCATGCAGCGACGCCAACTCATGTTGGAGTCCCTAGAAGAAAGGCGTCTCTTAGCTGTCGATTTTGCGGGATTGGTTGATTGGACTCCTCAAGGTCCCTCGCCAAGTATCAATGGTCAGGTCGAGCAAATTGCGAGCACCGGTCCAGGAGATGATCCCGTCGTGGGAGCGATACATACGGTCGCGTTGCACCCCACCGATTCCGACATCGCTTTCTTGGGCGGGACGAATGGGGGAGTCTGGCGCACCAATAACTTCACGGCAGCAAACCCAACCTATGAACCGATGATCGATCAGTTTCGGTCGCTTTCAACCGGTGCTCTCGAGTTTGATCCGACCGATCCGACCAACGATACGATTGTGGTAGGCGTGGGCCGCTACAGTAGCTTCTTGGGCAATGGCGGTGATCGAACGGGGTTGATTCGCACGACCGATGGCGGGGATTCCTGGGAATCGCTCGGCGGCACCGCCGCGGCAAGTTTACAAGGTGCCAACGTCTCGGGAGTTGGGCCACGGGGTTCCACCATTTTGGTGAGTTCCAACAACAACGGTGTCTACCGCAGTGAGGATGACGGAGTCTCGTTTCAACTGCTCTCTGGAACAAACGGACTTCCTGTTGGCTCGACCTTTGATTTAGTCGGCGATCCATCGGACGCCAATCAATTCTATGTCTCGGTATCGGGAGTTGGACTGTACCGAACGCCCGATCTTGGAGACACATGGATCGATGTTTCCACGGACGCATCCCTATCATCCGCCTTCACCGGTGGTGGCAATAATAATGCGGAGATGACGGTTGCGGCGACAGGACGCGTCTTTGTCGGTGTGCTTCAGAATGGTCGTTCCAACTACATCGGCTTCAGTGACGACGAAGGTGCAACGTGGACCGAAATGGATTTACCAGTCTATTTGCTGGGCTCTGAAAACATCGACAATGCAACCAATGCCAGTCCGATTGTGGTAACAACGGCAACCGGCAATGCCTTCCGAACAGGTGACTTGGTCCGCATCACGGGCGTACAGGGCAACACAGCTGCCAATGGCGAATTCACTGTCACGCAAATCAACTCCACCACATTTTCGCTCAACGGCAGCGTAGGCAATGGAGCGTACTCTGCAAGTGCTGGTGACACCGCCCGCGAATTGTCGCGTCTGAACCCATCCGAAAAAGCTGGTACTCAAGGTGGCACGCACTTTTCGATCATGGTCGATCCGAGCGATGATGATGTGATCTATGTGGGCGGTGATCGGCAGGACTCACCCTTTCCCAACCCGGTCGGCGCCACCGATTTTTCAGGGAACCTATTTCGTGGTGATGCCGGCGTCGCGGCCGTCGCTCCAGGTGCTCTGAACAATGAATTCTCACCTCAATGGGAACACCTCACCCACACGCAAGACATGGGTTTTGTCGGTGGCGGGACCTCGGATATGAGCGCTCCTCATGCGGATTCGCGTGAGATCCGGTTTCGTGCCGATGGCGTGTTGATCGAGGGTGATGACGGTGGTATCTATGCGCGTACGAGCCCTGACGACAACACGGGTGGGTGGTTTTCGAAAATGAGTGATGCCGCTGGCGGACTGCAAGTCACAGAGATGCACGATGTCGCCTACGACAACAATGCCAAAATCATCATCAGCGGGAATCAAGACACGGGCACGACGGAACAAATCGTCACGGGCGGCCTTGTCTACCGCAGCGTTTCAACGGCCGATGGCGGAGATGTAGCCGTCGACAACTTGATCGGCGGCGGAAACTCGCTGCGTTACTCGAGCACTCAAAATTTTGGTAACGCGAGGGTCCGAGTGATGGACGCTGCCAATGGCCAGGTATCGGACACACCATTGGCGTTGGCCTCGGGAGCGGATCCCGCACTTGTGCCGATGTTCGTCACCCCGATCGCAGTCAACCAGGGCGCGCCAAATCGACTGATCGTGGGCGGCCTCAATGGTATCTACGAATCCACCGATCGAGGTGCCAACATTTCGTTGATCGACTCCGGCGTGATCAATGGAACCAATCCAGGATCGCTGAATGACGGCGATCCGATCGCCTACGGAACCGTTGGCAACCCGGAGGCCCTGTACGTTGGCACTGGAAGTGTCGTACGTGTGCGGACCGCTGCGGCTGCGCCCCTGGTGGTCGCCTCGCCCGCCGGCATCGGGACCGTGCGTGATGTCGAAATGGATCCCAACGATTTCATGCATGCCTTTGCGATCGATGCCAATCGGGTCTTTGAAACACCCGACGCGGGCGCGACTTGGACGGAGATTACCGGGAACCTGTCGGATCCTGATCTACGCAACATCGAGTTCGTCGAACTACCGAGCGGAAACAACGCAATCTTGATTGGCGGTCGCTATGGCGTGCACCGGATGCTGAGTACCTCGTCGGGGACCTGGACCGAATTGGGGGCCAACCTGCCCAACGCGCCCGTGTGGGACATGGACTACGATGCCGCCGATGATGTGCTCGTCGTCGGCACGCTAGGGCGCGGAGCTTGGACAGTGGAGAACGCATCGGATCTGCTCGACGAAGCCCCCGTGCTCACGATCTGCGGTGATGAGGATCACATCAATCAAGACGATGTAATTCGTTTAGTCCGCAACGCAGGCAATTCATTGTTGCTGGATGTATTTTTGAACTCGGTCGTCCCTGTCGCGACCGTGCCGCTGGCGGCGCTGATGCAGATCAATGTTTTCGGCGTCGGCGGCAATGACGAGTTGATTATCGACGCGTCCAATGGCTTGATCGATATCGCTGATGCGATTCGTTTTGATGGAGACGGCACCTGCAGTGTTGAGGGGGCTGGCCACGCTGACGATGTCGGGGTTGATCGCGGGTTCGATCGTCTGACAATCACGACGGATGATACCGTCACGGTTTATGACGACGAAGAACTTGCCGTGGGGCAGTTACCCGGCTCGGGACGGCATACGATTACTGACGGTTCAGGAACACAAACGGTATGGTTTGAAGAACTCGAACCAGTGACCACGATTGTTGGTGCCGCCTCGTTCACCATCGGCAGCATTCCGGGACTGGCAAGTTTGCTACAGGACAGCAACCACGTCACCTATGGCGAAGCCGAACTGGTTGCTGCGGCGTCGCGAGTCACCATTGATAACTTTGAACCGATCGAGTTCGTCAATAAGATCAGTACGGTCGTCCAACTCGGCAGTGGCGACGATACATTCGATCTGATCTCGCTACGTCTCAATAACCAAGATCTCACTGTTCAAGGTGAGGCGGGGGAAGACGAGATTCGGTTTTATCCAACGGGCGGGCTCCTGGGCTCGAACAATAACGTCGTGCTCGATGGGGGAGTGGGTAACGACTACATCGACGCCCGTGGTGCCGCAACGCTACCGGTTAGTTTGTTAGGGGGCGATGGAAACGACACTCTCATTGGTGGTAGCGGGGATGACTCTCTTAACGGCGGCCAGGGCGATGACCTGATGATGGGCGGCGATCCCTCGGTATCGAATCCAGGCAGCAACTCATATTCGGGTGGCGCAGGATACGACACCATCGGCATCCTCGGCACGCACGGCGACGATCAGATGTCCGTAAACCAAACCGGCGTGGGCGGATTGAATTCATCCGTCGACGCGTTCGCTTCGACCGAGACGTTTTTCGGCATCGAGCAAGTTCGAGTGGAGCCCGGCGAAGGCGGTGATAGCATCACTATCAATATTTCCGACTCGCTATTCACTCTGGCTGGCAACCCCGATGCGAACGTTCTTCGTTTCCATATAATTGGCGGGTCTCCCAACGCGACTGATCTGTTGAACATTGTCGACGACGGCCTCGGCGACACGATCATTCACCGGATCGACCAGGATCGTCGCAGTGGCACGTTCAGCATCGCTCCCAACCACACAGGCGGTGCAGCACCACCCATCGTGTACGAGGGAATTGAGAAAGCAATCGTGACGCCGCTGAACTCGGCAACCGACGGCACGGGCGGGGACGGCCTGGGACGGTATTTTGTGTTCAAGCCGGATCCCTATGAAACCAATGACAACCGCGGGAATGCAACTTTTCTTGGCGCGGGGGCTACGATCAATGTGGATCCCACGATTGATCCTGGATTGCAGGCATCGGGATTTCCAGCAGATGAGGATTGGTACCGATTCATCGCTGCCGAGACCGGAACGCTGGATATCCAAACTTATGCGAATGAACTCTCGACATTGGCCAACGGTCGCAGTGGATTGCCAGGCCAGGGACTGCTCGACATGATTGTCATGGACGAGAACGGTGGCGTCTCGATCGTCGAATCACTCGGACTCGGCGACAATCGCATCGTCATCCCTGTCGTTCGCAATGAGACATACTACCTCGGCATCCGCGGCTTCACCGGAGATTCGATCAATGTCTACAGTTTCACCGCCATCAACGTACCCGCTCCAGTGCCGTCGATCGTAGACCTGCACGCGACGTCGGACTCCGGTCGCCACGACAGCGACGACGTCACCAATCTTGCGAATTCCACATTCGACATCATCCTGGACGATGACCGATTGGATGAATTCGCACTGATTGATCTCATCCCCGATAGCACGAACGATGACATTCAAACCGCCAGTACGGACTACGGGATTGAGGTTTTTAACAACAAGGTCTCCATCGGCTTTGCGTATTATACCGGGATAGGAAACACGTGGCAGTTCACTGCAACGGCGGGTGACCTATTGGAAGGTCACAACAATTTTGTCGAAGCCGCTGTTTGGATCCGCGATCGCGCCACTCCAGACCAGATTGGCCGTGGTGATCTGGGGGGCACGCTGCAGATGACGCTGGACACATTGGCCCCAAACCCACCGAGCTTGTGGATCGACCCTTCCACGACCGATACCGGTGTGACCCCGCAACCGTTGACCACCGTCGATCGCATCACCAGCCAAACAACACCTGGATTCAAGGGATACAGTGAAGCGGATTCCATCGTGAGAATGTGGGCCGACGGACCAACCGTTTCGAACGCGGTTGTCAATGCATCGGATGTTGCTCAAGGATTGACGGTCGCAAATCCGCTTGATGGTGATGAGGCGTTCCCCGCCGGTTTCTGGTCGCTCACTGGAGCTCATGACTTGAATGACCCTGTGGTCGGATTCCCACTCGATGGTCTACGTCAGGTCTCCGTCGACGCAGAGGATCTTGCGGGTAATCGTTCGGACTTGAGCACGCTGGATATTTTCATTGATACCCAGGGACCGCAGGTTACCGATGTTCAGATTACGGACGATCCCGCGTTTAACTTATTTGATATCAAACCGAGTCAGGGCCCGACTCCACTGGTTCAATCGATCACAATAACGATTCAGGATTTCACTGCCCGCGAGATAGGTTTTCTGTACGAGG of the Allorhodopirellula heiligendammensis genome contains:
- a CDS encoding GntR family transcriptional regulator: MLLHITTDGPPIYQQIVEQIRFRIISGQLAVGDELPTIRGLAESSRVNPNTIARAYRELENEGLVEKRRTVGTFVAAREAKVTAAERRRLLAPHIDRVLVQAKQLGMPLDDLLNQMTQRNAKLHDAPVSTPAKESK
- a CDS encoding dockerin type I domain-containing protein, which codes for MLESLEERRLLAVDFAGLVDWTPQGPSPSINGQVEQIASTGPGDDPVVGAIHTVALHPTDSDIAFLGGTNGGVWRTNNFTAANPTYEPMIDQFRSLSTGALEFDPTDPTNDTIVVGVGRYSSFLGNGGDRTGLIRTTDGGDSWESLGGTAAASLQGANVSGVGPRGSTILVSSNNNGVYRSEDDGVSFQLLSGTNGLPVGSTFDLVGDPSDANQFYVSVSGVGLYRTPDLGDTWIDVSTDASLSSAFTGGGNNNAEMTVAATGRVFVGVLQNGRSNYIGFSDDEGATWTEMDLPVYLLGSENIDNATNASPIVVTTATGNAFRTGDLVRITGVQGNTAANGEFTVTQINSTTFSLNGSVGNGAYSASAGDTARELSRLNPSEKAGTQGGTHFSIMVDPSDDDVIYVGGDRQDSPFPNPVGATDFSGNLFRGDAGVAAVAPGALNNEFSPQWEHLTHTQDMGFVGGGTSDMSAPHADSREIRFRADGVLIEGDDGGIYARTSPDDNTGGWFSKMSDAAGGLQVTEMHDVAYDNNAKIIISGNQDTGTTEQIVTGGLVYRSVSTADGGDVAVDNLIGGGNSLRYSSTQNFGNARVRVMDAANGQVSDTPLALASGADPALVPMFVTPIAVNQGAPNRLIVGGLNGIYESTDRGANISLIDSGVINGTNPGSLNDGDPIAYGTVGNPEALYVGTGSVVRVRTAAAAPLVVASPAGIGTVRDVEMDPNDFMHAFAIDANRVFETPDAGATWTEITGNLSDPDLRNIEFVELPSGNNAILIGGRYGVHRMLSTSSGTWTELGANLPNAPVWDMDYDAADDVLVVGTLGRGAWTVENASDLLDEAPVLTICGDEDHINQDDVIRLVRNAGNSLLLDVFLNSVVPVATVPLAALMQINVFGVGGNDELIIDASNGLIDIADAIRFDGDGTCSVEGAGHADDVGVDRGFDRLTITTDDTVTVYDDEELAVGQLPGSGRHTITDGSGTQTVWFEELEPVTTIVGAASFTIGSIPGLASLLQDSNHVTYGEAELVAAASRVTIDNFEPIEFVNKISTVVQLGSGDDTFDLISLRLNNQDLTVQGEAGEDEIRFYPTGGLLGSNNNVVLDGGVGNDYIDARGAATLPVSLLGGDGNDTLIGGSGDDSLNGGQGDDLMMGGDPSVSNPGSNSYSGGAGYDTIGILGTHGDDQMSVNQTGVGGLNSSVDAFASTETFFGIEQVRVEPGEGGDSITINISDSLFTLAGNPDANVLRFHIIGGSPNATDLLNIVDDGLGDTIIHRIDQDRRSGTFSIAPNHTGGAAPPIVYEGIEKAIVTPLNSATDGTGGDGLGRYFVFKPDPYETNDNRGNATFLGAGATINVDPTIDPGLQASGFPADEDWYRFIAAETGTLDIQTYANELSTLANGRSGLPGQGLLDMIVMDENGGVSIVESLGLGDNRIVIPVVRNETYYLGIRGFTGDSINVYSFTAINVPAPVPSIVDLHATSDSGRHDSDDVTNLANSTFDIILDDDRLDEFALIDLIPDSTNDDIQTASTDYGIEVFNNKVSIGFAYYTGIGNTWQFTATAGDLLEGHNNFVEAAVWIRDRATPDQIGRGDLGGTLQMTLDTLAPNPPSLWIDPSTTDTGVTPQPLTTVDRITSQTTPGFKGYSEADSIVRMWADGPTVSNAVVNASDVAQGLTVANPLDGDEAFPAGFWSLTGAHDLNDPVVGFPLDGLRQVSVDAEDLAGNRSDLSTLDIFIDTQGPQVTDVQITDDPAFNLFDIKPSQGPTPLVQSITITIQDFTAREIGFLYEALQSGADTNPAQNDGHYSVIGDHNGRVVIASVVFASDIIAPGAPATGSVTLFFAEPLPDDRFTLTISDTVVDPAGNRLDGESNADEPNQAPSFASGDGQPGGDFVARFTVDSRAELGVYANGSAFIDTNGNNLLDPEATGSDDTNEDIVYKLGNQTSLTIAGNFAPGAADIADGYDKLAVYGYFAGAFRWLIDTNNNGVPDIVTTTVPQVSGVPLAGNFDGNPVNGDEVGLKSGTTWRLDTNHDFQVDTTLAGNMVGLPFVGDFDGDGVDDLGAWSNDLFVLDLGSDGIDGLTDVSFKFGFPGVREIPFAADFNGDGLDDIGLWQPDGAGVSPEEQAEFYVLMSELIPKALLSKAVFSGNSLVQTTLPFQVRVADDIVPIDPSKDYVLSGHAKSGDGAGGLYDPTNRQYFGFASYDIDQLSINSWHVLKHAGATDTVLTADLNPGDTQVFVQNAAGWANAGLGYQRSLAWYGYTDSQGRTYDDYTYTRNVAIDPASGIWSAGGITGNVITLNAPWAGPAVSAGTAVRNATAGSTYQYAALSYQPVPDNWTSYQATLNGTGVGATQFRPGTAFIRPVVLTNYQGNANNQIAWRNIQVHAAASVTPVTDRIVPTIDGSGGNEIPFTPDPFGPDLFATFADLFALPVVGNFDPPAAGSTENSIPLTTLETTNLGNPYDANRDGLVSALDALLIINHLNREPVTSGEAIVVEPGSMVLDLGPMLDVNGDEFITALDALNVINYLNEFNTTGVSAEPDPSVIAPLASTTERRDWQREDAAELGNVIRDVAEGRVKFTGVSASSHSQDRVFSKWNRENDEYGSVDEEYDRTSEIELLAMIDGQET
- a CDS encoding sigma-54 interaction domain-containing protein → MMISESRKTLAQPPRHVAATLVGRSTWATRTRAQIRVAAPSRSTVLVTGPTGSGKELIARQLHEESSRGDRPFVPIDCASIAGPLCPSQLFGHVRGAFTGADRESLGCFRAAQGGTIFLDEIGELDSHCQAMLLRVLQERCVVPVGSHREIPVDVRVIAATNRDLDRETARQRFRIDLLYRLRVISLEALPLRDHKEDIEVLSSHILAKLADDSGCSIKPLTAESLAKLHAHDWPGNVRELQNVLERATVFSSDTLIRPESLRIDPMLSGVDHPRVPQPIAPIAPIAPVDADDDVSWSTLAEVESEHIVKTLRMVGFNQSAAARLLNVDRHLLARKMKKYGLLKPDGLF
- a CDS encoding ABC transporter ATP-binding protein — its product is MSNLQPAIEIDQLSCAFRRSEALHDITLTIPTGCVFGMVGLNGAGKTTLIRHLIGGLRPQSGRVRVLGEDPTRTPESVMQRIGYVAEEDVLPRWMRVGELIEFMRALYRNWDTHLCNELLQQFSLDRSAKLADLSKGGRARAGLLVALAHHPALLILDEPSYGLDPIARQDILEAVVRTASDEGRTVLFSSHLLDEVSRVCDTVGVIGGGRLLEVIPTEDLSHRYSEVVCELTVEERSKVELPGFFGWQNRGREWSVAVDRSVYHDEDAVRTAIGGRAICEIRPLSLERWFAARVMNQESSLQSRFAAEEVVA
- a CDS encoding DoxX family protein, with protein sequence MTGWKPVLRKRRATICRVGGIAKTAIMADVEVVSLFHITQNALMQGIVSVLGRILIAAIFLLSAVGNKVPNFNKVAEHMAAEGVPSPRVLLAGAIVFLIAGSLSLIAGYKARWGATLLLVFLILASYYFHDFWTLEGAERQAQTIQFMKNLALMGTMLFVIGNGSGAFSLDNRERAEGKKHRKGDF